GCGGAAGGAGGATGTTCTCCTGGGCGGTCAGGGTCGGCACGAGGTTGAACGCCTGGAAGACGAAGCCGACGTCGTCGCGTCGGAGCTTGGTCAGCTGCTTGTCGTTGAGGTCGGAGAGCTCGGTGTCGCCGATGAAGACCGTGCCGCTGGTCGCGGAGTCGAGAGCGGCGAGAAGGTGCATGAGGGTCGACTTGCCGGAGCCGGACGGGCCCATGACGGCCGTGAACTCGCCCTCGTACACGTCGAGGCTCACACCGTCGAGCGCACGCACCTCGGCCTCTTGCTTGCCATAGGTCTTGTGAAGGTCGACCGCGCGGGCGGCGACGGAGCGGGTCGTGGCGAGCAGCGGGCCGTCAGACATGGCAGAACTCCTGAAAGGGGCGGATGTCTTCACCACGCTAGGTGAAGGCAGTGTCAGTGCGACATCGGTTTTGCCCCCGACGTACGGAGCGACGACTGGGGGAAGACCCTGATACTGGTGTCATGAGCAACGGCGAGCTCCATCCGCAGGAGATCACGTGCCCCCCGGCGCCGGCCGAGGTCGACGTCGAGGTCCTCGAGCCGCGCCTGGTGCCGCTGGGTGGGCCGCGGGCGATGACGGTACGCCGTACGCTCCCGCAGCGGTCGCGCTCGCTCATCGGAGCGTGGTGCTTCGCCGACCACTATGGACCCGACGACGTACGCACGAGCGGCGGCATGGCCGTCCCCGGGCACCCGCACACCGGTCTCCAGACCGTGACCTGGCTCTTCACGGGCGAGGTGGACCACCGCGACACGGTCGGCTCCGTGCAGCGGATCCGCCCGGGCGAGGTCAACCTGATGACCTCGGGGCGCGGCATCGCGCACTCGGAGTACTCCACACCCGAGACCGCGACGCTCCACGGTGTCCAGCTGTGGACCGCTCTGCCCGAGGCCGCACGCTTCTCCGACCGCGCGTTCGAGCACTTCGTCACCCGGCCCGTCGAGCACGGTGCCGCGACCGTTCGCACCTTCGTCGGTTCGTTCGCCGGATCGTCGTCGCCCGTCACTACCTTCACACCGCTCCTCGGTGCCGAGATCACGCTCCCGCCGGGCGAGGAGGTCCGCTTCGAACTCGACCCTGCGTACGAGCACGGCGTCCTCGTGGACCTCGGCCCGGTCGCGGTCGACGGGTTCCACGTGGAACCCGCAGCGCTCTCGTACCACCCCCTCGGCCGTACGACACTGGTCCTGCGCTCCGGTGACGCGCCGGCTCGCGTCGTCCTCCTCGGGGGCGAGCCGCTGGACGAGGAGATCGTGATGTGGTGGAACTTCATCGGCCGCAGCCACGACGAGATCGTGCGCTTCCGCGAGGAGTGGATGGCGCAGGCGCACGCCTCGACCGGCGGCGGGAGCACCGACGCGTACGGGCCGTTCCCGGAGGCGTGGAACGGCACGGTGCTGCCGGCCCCTGAGCTGCCGCACACCCGGCTCACGCCACGCAAGCGACCACCGGGCTGAGCCGACCGGTGGACCTGACGACGGCGCTCGCCGACATCGTGACTCCGGTTGTCCAGCACATGCTGCGCCCGTCGGAGGTCACGTCAATCCATCTCGACCGCACCCGCCAGGGAGAGATCGTCCTGACGCTCGGGACGGCCGACACGAATCCCGCCCGCTTCTTCCTCTACCAACCCGGGGTCGAGCAGACGGTGGACGAGGCACGGCTCGTGTTTGCCGACCAGCTCCAGGACCACATCGCCGAGAGCTCCTTCGCCTGGGCCGAGCTCCGCACCTACCCGGGCCTCCCGCGCTGAGCCTTCCGCAACCCATGACCGGCTCAAGAAAACGCGGTCCAGCCACCGCTGAGAGGACGCCGACGCTCGACCTGACGGGCTAGGCTGATCGCACGGAACGGTCGAGAGGCGGTGCCATGACAGCTGTCGCCGAGCCCGTGGTGGTGACCCACCACCTCACTGGCACGCGTCGTCAGCGGACCGTGCTGGTGCTGAACGCCAGCTACGAGCCGCTGCAGCGGGTGTCTCTGCGGCACGCCATCCGGATGCTCGTGCGCGAGGTCGCCGTTGTCGAGGAGGCGCACCCCGAGGCCCGGTTCGGGCCGTTCCCGCTCCCGAAGGTCCTCCGCCTTGTCCGCTACGTCGTGACGCGCTGGGTCCACAAGCGCATCCCGCTGTGCACCAAGGCGGCCGTGAAGGCGCGTGACCAGCGGTGCGGCTACTGCGGCGGGCCGGCCGAGACCGTCGACCACATCCTGCCGCGCTCCCGTGGCGGGCTCCTCACGTGGGAGAACTCCGTCGCGGCGTGCTTGCGGTGCAACCACCGCAAGAGCGACCGGACGCCGGCCGAGGCGGGGATGACGCTGCTCGTCACGCCGTCGATCCCCCGCCGGTCGCCGCTGACGGCGCCCTGAGGCACCGCCAGCGGCTCGCATCCGCTACTTGCGGACCTTGACCTTCACGGTGATCGCCTTGGCGGCGACGAAGGTGTTGCCCGCGTACGCGACCTTCACCTTGTACGTCCCCGGCCTGGCGAACTTCTTCAGGCGTACGACGACCTTGCCGTCCGCGCGGACGGTCGCGGTGCCGACCTTCTTGCCCTTGATGGTCACGACGACCTTGCCATGGCGCGTGACACCGGCAGCCGTCGTCACCTGCACGGCGACCCTGGCCTTGGTGCGCTTGGCCCGGATCTTTTTCGGGCTCACCTTGGCGCGGACCGAGACACGCGCCTTGGTCACGGTGACCGAGACCCGCCCTGACGACGCAGCGCTGTGCGCGTCACCGACGTAGGCGACGGTCAACGCGTGCTTGCCGGGAGCGAGCGCCCCCTTGCGCAGGGCCACGGTCGCACGGCCCCCGGAGACGGTCGCCGAGCCGACGACCTGCGCCCCACGGCGTACGTCGACCCGACCCTTGGCGCCCGCCACCGTGCGTACGGTGACGCTCACCGACGGGGACGAGCCGTACGCGCTGGTGCGTGCCGTGGCCGTCGTCGTCGACGCCGCCTTGGCGACGGTGTACGACGCGATGGTCGACGAGGGGTTCGCACCGTCGAACCCGAGGTACGCGACCTCGACCTGGTGAGCCCCCGCCTTCGTGGACCTGGGCAGTGCGACGCGGGCCTTGCCGTTCTTCACCGTGCCGGTGGCGGCGACCTTGCCGCCTTCGCTCACCTCGACGGTGCCCTCGGCGGCGTTGTCCGACGCGACGGTCACGTCGACGACCGGGGCAGCGCCGTACGCGACCGGGCCGACCTTGGCGGTCGTCGTCGAGTCACCCTTGACGTACACCGTGCCGACGTGCAGATCCTGGCCCGGCATCGCCGCGCACTGCAGCCAGACGTCCTGGATCGCGCCGCCCATGATGCCCGGTGCGAGCTTCGACAGGATCGCCATGTCCTTCGGCGCCGAGATCTTGATCGCACCCTTTTCGGGAGCGGTCAACGCATCGAGGTTGCCCACGGCGGGGATACGGATGCCTTCGCTCGACACCGGCCACGATGTCGCCACGTTGTCGGCCTGGAGCCCGTTCAGGGGAGCGTCGTACTCCTTGCCCGTGGCCGTCTCCTCGAGGTGGACCGACGCGATCGAACGGCCCCCGACGCTGGTCTGGCCGAAGCCCATGGTGTCCAGCTTCTCGCTTCCGACGAGGATCTCGCCGAGTCCCTGCGGCATGACGAGGTCGACCTCGGTCGGCTCCGGCGTGAAGACCTCACCCGGCGCGACGGATCGCGGGAGCTCCGCGCGGGTGTCGACGGTGAAGGCCATCGAGCCGCCCATCACGTAGAGCTGGAACTCGGTGAGGCCCGGCACCTCCACATCGTTCTCGTCGCGACCCTGCGGCTGGCACTTGTAGCGAACGCCGTTGAGCACGCCACGGACCTGCTCCTCCTCCACCACGTCGACGGTGATGGTGGCCGTGGACGACGCACCCTGCGAATCGGTCGCCGTGTAGGTGAAGGTGTCGGTCCCGACGAAGTCGTGGTCAGGCGTGTAGGTCTGCTTGTGCCCGAGCTTCGGGAACTCCTTGATGATCGCCGGGAACGCCTCCCACGCTTCGTTGGTCACGTCCGCCTCGGTGAGGAACGGAGAGAGCGCACCGTGATCGGGTGTGCCGTAGGTGACGCGCTGCTTGTCGTTGAAGTCCTGCCAGAAGTAGAAGCGATAGCCGTCGTCGCGCGTGTACGGCCACAGGTCGAGCGCCTTGCCCTTGCCGATCGTGAAGTGCAGGTCACGCACCATCGGCGGGTTGTTGACGCCCTCGTACGAGACGGTGGCCGGCGGACTCACCTGTCCGTCGGCGTCGGTGGCGGTGTAGGTGAAGCTCGCCGCGCCCCGCGCGTTGGTCGACAGGGTCGCCGTCGAGCCCTCGATCGTGACGGTCGCGGCGGCCGGCTTCTCGACGACAGCGAAGGTGTACGGAGCACGGCCGCCCGTCGCCTGCAAGGTGACCGGCACCTTGGGGGCGTACGAGAAGGCGGTCACGCCGACCGTTCCTGCGGCCACGTCCCGCACGATCGGAGTCGGCGATGCCGCCTCGACCGCGATCGTGGTGAGGACGCGGTCAGCCGCGGCAGTCGGGCCGGTGCAGTCCATCGTGGCGGGGATGTCCTTGGCGGGCCCGCTGGGAGGCTCGGTGTGGACAGTCGCCTCGACGAAGAACGACTCCGGCATCGAGAGCGTCGCTGGACCGGTCAGGTCGGGAACAGTGATCGCTGGAACGGTCCCCTCGGTCGGGATCGTCCACGTGGCGCCGGCCTGTTGCGGGATCGCGGTCTGCGGGGCAGACAGCCCGTCGATGACGAACGACTCGGACTGCCCGTCGAGCTCCATCACCACGGCCGCGTCGTCGGACCGTCCCCCGGCGGTCCTGCCGCTGAGCAGAACGACCGTCGCGTTGCGCAGGGTCTCGGGCATCGCCAACGTGATCTGAGTCGAGCGGCTCGGGACGACCTCTCCCGGGGTAGCCGACTCAGGCACCTCGACCTGCGTCCGCACGCCGACGTCGTGCGTGCCCAGCGGCATGGCGTCGCTGCCTGCGCCCGCGACGACGGCGCAGCGATAGGTGTAGCTCTTGTCGATCGCGACATCGGCGATCGTGGGTGCCTCGGCAGGTGCGGCTGTCGCAGCCGGTGCGGCGACGGTCAGAGTGCCGGCCGCGAGCGCGGCCGTACCGACCAGGGCGGTGGATCGCCTCAGCAGGCGTGACGAACGGGACACAGATTCTCCCTCCAGAGAACGTAGAACACCGGGAGAGAATGCTCCCGGTGCACATGATGCGCTGAGTGTCACACAGATTTACACCGGGTGGGGACAAAATCGCGCACCTCCCGCCACTACCGCCGGCTCGCCGTGCTCAGGCACCGTCGAACCACTCCGGTAGCCTCGGGGCCGTGTCTCTCACCGTCCGTACGATCAGCAGCGCCGACCACCTGGCGTACCTGAACGCCCTGCCCTCGGCGAGCTTCCTCCAGACGCCCGCGTGGTCCGCGGTGAAGGCGGAGTGGAAGGGCGAGTCGATCGGCTGGTTCGACGGTGCCGAGATCGTGGGCGCCGGCCTCGTGCTCTACCGCAAGCTGCCCAAGGTCTCGAAGTACCTCGCCTACCTCCCGGAGGGCCCGAGCATCGACTTCTCGGCGGCCGCCGAGGGTGAGGGCGGTCTCTCGGCGTGGCTCGACCCGATGGTGAGGCACCTCGCCGGCAAGGGGGCGTTCGGCGTCCGCATGGGTCCGCCGGTCGTGCTGCGGCACTGGGACGCGGCCACCGTGAAGAAGGCCGTCGCCGATCCCGCGCTCCGGACCCTCGGCGACGCCCCGGCGACCGCGTCCGACCCGCGCGCCCTCGCCGTGACCGCCGAGCTCCACCGCCTCGGATGGCGCGAGCAGGTGGGTGAGGGCGGCTTCACGGCCGGCCAGCCGAAGTACAACTTCTGGCTCCCCCTCGTCGACGCCGACGACGTGCCCCGCTCCGAGGAGGCCGTGCTCCGCGGGATGAACCAGCTGTGGCGGCGCAACATCAAGAAGGCCACCAAGGCGGGCGTCGAGGTGTCGCTCGGCGGAGCCGACGACATCGCCGCCTTCCACACCATCTACGCGGAGACCGCCGAGCGCGACCACTTCACGCCGCGGCCGCTGCCGTACTTCCGCACGATGTGGGACGCGCTCAACGGCGAGGATCCCGACCGCATGCGGCTCTACCTGGCGCACCACGAGGGCGACCTCGTCGCCGCGACCACGCTGGTGCGCGTCGGGCAGCACGCCTGGTACTCGTACGGCGCCTCGACGACCGCCAAGCGCGACGTGCGCGGTTCCAACGCGATCCAATGGCAGATGGTCCGCGACGCGCTCGCCGCGGGATGCGCGGTGTACGACATGCGCGGCATCACCGACACCCTCGACCCCGAAGACAGCCACGTCGGGCTCATCCAGTTCAAGGTCGGCACCGGCGGCGAGGCCGTCGAGTACGCCGGCGAGTGGGACCTACCGGTGAACAAGCTCCTGTACCTCGCGTTCCAGCAGTACATGAAGCGCCGCTGAGGAAGGCTGACCATGACGCTCACGCTCCACGTCGACGGCGAACGCTGGCGCTCGCACCTGCGGGGCACCGCCGAGCTGTACGACGGCATCATCCCGGTCATCAAGGGCAACGGATACGGGTTCGGCAACCGCGCCCTCGCGCGGCGGGCGGACTGGCTGGGTGCGGACACCGTCGCGGTCGGGACGTACGCCGAGCTAATCGACGTGCTCCCGCGCTTCGGCGGCGACGTGCACGTCCTCACGCCGTGGCGCCCGTTCTGGACCGACACGATCCGTCCGGAGCGCATGTACGACCCGCGCGTCGTCCACACCGTCAGCCGTGTCGAGGACCTGGAGCCATTGCGCGCCGAGGCACCCGACGGCACACGGATCGTCGTGGAGGGCGAGACCGCGATGGCTCGCCACGGCGTCGACCAGCACGCGCTGACGTCGGTCGCCGACGAGCTGGGTGCGCTCCGCCTCGCCGGGTTCTCGATCCACCTGCCATTGTCCGAGGCCAACTTCACCGAGGCCGAGCGATGGGCGGCGGCGTTCGAGGCGTCGAAGCTCGCACCGCACGCCTCCGGCACGCCCCTCTTCACCGTCTCGCACCTCAGCGACCGCGAGGTTCGCGCGCTGGCCGAACGCCGCCCAGGGCTGCGCGTACGCCCCCGGGTCGGCACCGCGCTCTGGCTCGGCGACCGCGGTGCGTTCCGGGTCACCGGCGTCGTGATCGACCGGCACGTCGTCGAGCGCGGTGAGCGGATCGGCTACCGCCAGCGGCCGATGCCGGTCGGCGGCACGGTCCTGATCGTGTCCGGCGGCACCTCGCACGGCATCGGGCTCGAGGCACCCAGCTCGGCCGTGACGCTCAAGCAGCGGGCGACCTCGGTCGCGAAGGGCAGCCTGGGCGCTGCCGGCCTCGCGCTGTCGCCGTTCCTCATCGCCGGCAAGCAGCGCTGGTTCGTGGAGCCGCCGCACATGCAGGCGAGCATGATCCTCGTCCCGAGTGGTACGACCGTTCCTGAGGTGGGCGACGAGGTCGAGCTCGACGTCCGCATGACCACCACCACGTTCGACGTCGTCGACCTGCCGTAGGCGACGCCGTACGACGCGGGCCGGCGGAGCCGGTCAGCGCACGCTCATCCCGGCGGTGAGGTCGGCCACGACTCCTGTCATCGGGCCGGCACCGTCCGACGCCACGAACGCCGCCGTACGCCCGACCTCGTCGAGCGTCGGGAGCCGCCCGAGCAGCGTCAGCCCTTCGAGGAACGCAGCGAACTCGGCCTCGCTCATCGGCAGGTCGGGCGTGTAGCCCATCGCGTCGGCGATGCGGTGCGGTCGCAGGCAGACGACGCGGACGCCTGCCGGCCCGAGCTCGGCGGCCAGCGTCCGGGTCATCCCCTCGACCGCGGCGCACGCGACGCCGAACCCGGCCGTCCCCGCGATCGCGAGCGGGGCCGGTGACGCGGAGAGGGTGATCAGCGTCCCCGAGCGGCGCTCGACCATGTGGCGGGCCGCGGCTCGACTCGTGAGCAGCTGGCTCGTCGCCCAGCTGGTGACGGGGTGGAGGAACTCGTCGAGCCCGATGTCGAGCAACGGGACTCCTTGCACGGGATCGGTCGCCATGGCGTTGAGGACCACGTCGAGGCGCCCCTCGCGTCGTACGACGTCGGCTGCGTGGGCGTCGACGGCGATCTCGTCCAGCGCGTCGAGCTCGGCGACGTACGCCGTACCGCCGTCGGCGCGGATCTTCTCCGCCGTCTGCTCCACGGTCGCGAGCGTCCTCCCGCTCAGGTGGACCACCGCGCCTTCGCGGGCGAACGCTCGCGCGACCGCTCCACCGATCCTGCCGCCGGCCGCGTGCACCGCGGCGACCTTCCCTTCGAGCATCATGCCGTCGACGCTATGAGTTGCATGATGCAAGTGCAATTCTTTTCTCCCTGTTGCACTTTCCGTGGGGCCCCACGCAGAGTGCGTGCCCCACCGGACGCTTCAGGTGGGGCACGCACTCTGAGGTGGGACCAACGGAAGGTGGCTGGCGGCAGCCGTCAGGCGGTGGCGAAGAACGCCCGGAGGTCCGCGACCACCTCGGCCGGTCGCTCGAGCATCGCGTAGTGGCCACCCTCGGGGAACTCGCTCCAGTGCACGATGTTGTCGTTGTCGCGCTCGGCGAACGCTCTGATCGTCTTGAAGTCGTCGGCGAACACCGAGACTCCGGTACGGGAGTGGTTGACCTGCGGCTCGGCAGCGCGGCGGGCCTCTTCGAAGTGGTAGCGCCCGGCCGTCGCCGACGTGTTCGTCAGCCACTCCAGCGTCACCTCGGCGAGGATCTGGTCAGTCGTGAGGAGACTCGTCCCATCTCCGAACGACTGGAACAGCTCGTTCCACGCCAGCTGCCCGACCGGTGAGTCGGAGACGCCGACGGCGACGGTCTGCGGGCGGGACGCGTTGATCGCGTTGTAACCGCCCACCGACTGGAACCACTGCAGGTGCTCGAGCGCCGCGAACTCCTTCGGTCCGAATCCGTCCATCTCGCCCGGCGCGCCGGTCGGGAAGGAGAACAGCTGCAGCACGTGCATCCCGAGGAAGCCCTCCGGCTCCATCCGCCCGAGCTCGCGCGAGACCATCGCGCCTCCGTCGCTGCCGTGGGAACCGTACGAGTCGTAGCCGAGCCGGCGCATCAGCACGTCGTACGCCCGCGCGACCCTCTCCATCGTCCAGCCGCGGTCGACGACGGGGATGCTGTAGCCGAACCCGGGCATGGACGGCACCACGACGTCGAAGGCGTCCTCCGCGCGTCCACCGTGGGCCACCGGGTCGACGAGCGGGTCGATCATCTCCAGGAAGTCGATCACCGAACCCGGGTACGAGTGCGCGAGCAGGAGCGGCGTGGCGTCCTCCTCGGCGGACCGGACGTGCAGGAAGTGGATCGTCTGGCCGTCGATCTCGGTGAGGAACTGGTCGTATGCGTTGAGGCGGTTCTCGACCGCGCGCCAGTCGAAGGACGTGCGCCACTGCTCGACGACCTCGCTGAGGTACGCGTTCGGCACGCCGTAGGTCCAGTCGTCGCCGGGCGCTGCCTGCGGGAGGCGCGTCCGCGCGAGACGGTCGGCCAGGTCGTCCAGATCGGCCTGCGGGACCTCGATCCTGAAGGGCGTGATCGAGGGGACGACGCTGTTGCTGCTCTCGTGTGTGCTCATGAGACGAAGGTATGAGCCATTGCGGAACACCTGATGCCTATTATCTGGCAGGATCTGAAGAATGTTGGAGACCTCCTCGCGGCTGCTCTCACTGCTCGCCGTGCTCCAGTCCCGGCCTGCCTGGTCCGGGACCGAGCTCGCCGAGCGGCTCGACGTCACACCGCGCACCGTCCGCAACGACGTCGAGCGTCTGCGCGAGCTCGGGTACCCCATCGAGGGCGTGCGTGGTCGTGCCGGCGGCTACCGGCTCGGCCCCGGCGCCAAGCTCCCGCCGCTCCTGCTCGACGACGCCGAGGCTGTCGCCGTGGCGATCGGGCTCCGTGCCGGCACAGGCGTCGCCGGCATCGAGGAGAGCAGCGCGAGCGCGCTCGCCAAGCTCGAGCAGGTGCTGCCGCACCGGCTGCGTCGCCGTGTCGAGGCCGTCACGAAGACCGTCGACGCCGGGCCGGTCAACACGGACAGCAACGTCGAGGACCCGCAGATCGACTCCGAGGTCCTGACCCGGATGGCCGACGCGGTCCGTGACCGCGAGCGACTCCGGCTCGAGTACGAGGGGACGCGGCTCGACGTGGAGCCGTACCGCGTCATCACGTGGCAGCGCCGCTGGTACCTGGTCGCACGGGAGGTGCCCTCCGGTCAGTGGCGTGCGCTGCGCATCGACTGGGCGGAGGTCAGCGCGATGCCCCAGCCACGGTTCGACGCTCGCCCGATGGACGTCGACGACTACACGAGCTTCGTCGTGCGCGAGGTGGCGTCGTCCGGGTGGTCCGTCCACGCACGGATCACCGTCGCGGCGCCGGCCGACGAGGTGCGTTCGCGGATCAACGACGCGGTCGGCGTCGTCGAGGCCGTCGACGACCGGACGTGCGTCCTCATCACCGGCGCGGACAGCATCGAGATCCTCGCCGTCTACATCGGGATGCTCGGGCTCGACTTCAGCGTCGACTCGCCGACGGAGCTCGTGGAGCACGTGCGGCTCCTCGGACATCGGTACGCCGCTGCCGCCGGAGGCACTCGGTGAGGGCGGCGTTCGCCATGACGCCCGGGCTCCAGCACCGGTTCTTCGACGACACCCTGCTGCAGGAGCTGCGCGGTCTCGTCGAGATCGATCCTTCCGCCGTCATCGACAGCTTCGACGACTCGGTCGCCGCCGACCTCGAGGTGCTGGTGACCGCATGGGGCTGCCCCGCGATCGACGACGTCGCGCTGGCTCGCCTCCCTCGCCTGCGCGCCGTCGTGCACGCCGCCGGCTCGGTGAAGCACATCGTCGGCACGGGTGCCTGGGACCGTGGCCTGCGCGTCACCAGCGGAGCCGCTCTCAACGCTCGGCCCGTCGCCGAGTTCACGCTCGCAGCCGTGGTGTGGGCAGGCAAGAAGGTGCTGCCCCTCACCGACAGGTTCTCGGCGCAGCGTCGCACCCTGGAGCTGCCCTCCGACTCGAGCATCCCGGGGAACTACCGCACGACGGTCGGGGTCCTCGGCGCTTCCGCGACCGGCCGCGCCCTCGTCGAGATGCTCTCCGTCCTCGACGTCACGATCCTGGTCGCGGATCCGACACTCGATCCCGAGACGGCTGCGGATCTCGGGGCCGAGCTCGTCTCGCTCGACGACCTGTTCATCCGCTCGCACGTCGTCTCGGTGCACGCGCCGCTGCTCCCCGAGACGCACCACCTGGTGGACCGGCGGCTGCTGTCGCTGATGCCCGACGGTGCCACGCTCATCAACACCGCACGGGGCCCGGTGGTCGATCACGAACCGCTGCGCGCGGAGCTGACCTCCGGACGGCTCGACGCGATCCTCGACGTCACCGAGCCCGAGCCGCTCCCGGCCGACGACCCGCTCTGGACCCTGCCCAACGTCATCCTGACGCCGCACATCGCAGGCTCCCAGGGCGGTGAGCTGCTGCGCCTGGGGCGCGCCGCGGTCGAGGAGGTGCGTGCCTTCGTCGAGGGCCGCCCACCCGTGCGACCCGTCACCGCCGCCGCGATGGAGACGAGCGCATGAGCGCCCCCGGCACGGCACTGCGGTCCGGGATCTGCTCGGTGACCCTGCGTCACCTCCCCACCGAGCAGGTGCTGGCGGTCGCCGCCGCGGCGGGTCTGGAGACGATCGAGTGGGGTGCCGACGTCCACGCGCCTGCGGACTCGCCGACTGCGCTCGCCGAACTGGCCGCCGCGACCCGCCGGTCCGGGCAACAGGTCGCCTCGTACGGGTCGTACTGGCGAGCCGCCACCTCGTCCCTCGCCGACGGCGCGGCCGCGATCCGTGCTGCGCACATCCTGGGTTGCTCCCGCGTACGCGTGTGGGCAGGCGTCACAGGCTCGGACACCGCCTCGGCGCAGCAACGGCGGGACGTCGTACGCGACGTCCGCGCGCTCGCCGACGACGCCGCGGAGCTCGGCATCACGATCGCCTTCGAGCACCACGACCGGACCCTCGCCGACACCCCGTCCTCGACGCTCGACCTGCTGGCGGCGGTTGACCGTCCGAACGTCGGCACCTACTGGCAGCCTCGCGTCGGCGAGCCCACCGACGTCGCCGTCGCCGGGCTCGAACAGCTTCTACCGTACGTCCGCGCGGTGCACGTGTTCTCGTGGTGGCCGCAGATCGCGCGACTCCCGCTCGCCGACCGCGCCGATCTCTGGACGCAGGTCACGACCCTCCTCGCGTCGACGCACCGCGATCTCGACCTGCTGCTCGAGTTCGTCCCCGGCGACGAGGCCTCCTCGGTGGCCGGCGAGGCAGCAACCCTGCAGCGATGGATCGCGGATGCTGCCTCGTGCTAGCTCCGCGACGCGCTCGTGACCGCCGGCTGCGGACGCTCCTCGTACGCCCGCAGGTCGGCGGCAGCCGAAAGGCTCATGCGCGCGGCGAGCCAGATCGTGGCCGCGACGTGCGTGGCGATCGCGACGACGTAGACGACGTCTGCGGAGTCGCCGACCGGCAGCGTCGACTGCCCGACGTGCCACCAGGTGGCGACCACCAGGAACACCT
Above is a genomic segment from Mumia sp. Pv4-285 containing:
- a CDS encoding sugar phosphate isomerase/epimerase family protein yields the protein MSAPGTALRSGICSVTLRHLPTEQVLAVAAAAGLETIEWGADVHAPADSPTALAELAAATRRSGQQVASYGSYWRAATSSLADGAAAIRAAHILGCSRVRVWAGVTGSDTASAQQRRDVVRDVRALADDAAELGITIAFEHHDRTLADTPSSTLDLLAAVDRPNVGTYWQPRVGEPTDVAVAGLEQLLPYVRAVHVFSWWPQIARLPLADRADLWTQVTTLLASTHRDLDLLLEFVPGDEASSVAGEAATLQRWIADAASC
- a CDS encoding helix-turn-helix transcriptional regulator → MLETSSRLLSLLAVLQSRPAWSGTELAERLDVTPRTVRNDVERLRELGYPIEGVRGRAGGYRLGPGAKLPPLLLDDAEAVAVAIGLRAGTGVAGIEESSASALAKLEQVLPHRLRRRVEAVTKTVDAGPVNTDSNVEDPQIDSEVLTRMADAVRDRERLRLEYEGTRLDVEPYRVITWQRRWYLVAREVPSGQWRALRIDWAEVSAMPQPRFDARPMDVDDYTSFVVREVASSGWSVHARITVAAPADEVRSRINDAVGVVEAVDDRTCVLITGADSIEILAVYIGMLGLDFSVDSPTELVEHVRLLGHRYAAAAGGTR
- a CDS encoding hydroxyacid dehydrogenase, whose amino-acid sequence is MTPGLQHRFFDDTLLQELRGLVEIDPSAVIDSFDDSVAADLEVLVTAWGCPAIDDVALARLPRLRAVVHAAGSVKHIVGTGAWDRGLRVTSGAALNARPVAEFTLAAVVWAGKKVLPLTDRFSAQRRTLELPSDSSIPGNYRTTVGVLGASATGRALVEMLSVLDVTILVADPTLDPETAADLGAELVSLDDLFIRSHVVSVHAPLLPETHHLVDRRLLSLMPDGATLINTARGPVVDHEPLRAELTSGRLDAILDVTEPEPLPADDPLWTLPNVILTPHIAGSQGGELLRLGRAAVEEVRAFVEGRPPVRPVTAAAMETSA